The following coding sequences lie in one Microbacterium sp. XT11 genomic window:
- the glf gene encoding UDP-galactopyranose mutase — translation MDLLVVGSGFFGLTIAERAAEAGRKVTVIDRRNHIGGNAYSEDEPETGIEVHRYGAHLFHTSNATVWEYVNRFTTFTNYVHRVYTTHKGIVFPLPINLGTINQFFNAAYSPDEARALVHELAGEFDPKTAKNLEERAIGLIGRPLYEAFIRDYTAKQWQTDPKDLPAEIISRLPVRYTYDNRYFNDTWEGLPTDGYTAWIERMADHPNIEVKLGVDYFDEAQPLNKKDTVGQLPVVYTGPVDRYFDYAEGALSWRTLDFEEEVLPTGDFQGTSVMNYADADVPYTRIHEFRHFHPEREDRYPKDKTVIMREFSRFATRDDEPYYPVNTPADRAGLLAYRELAKGEKDVHFGGRLGTYQYLDMHMAIGSALSMWNNHLA, via the coding sequence ATGGATCTCCTCGTCGTCGGGTCGGGTTTCTTCGGCCTCACCATCGCTGAACGCGCTGCCGAAGCCGGGCGGAAGGTCACCGTCATCGATCGCCGGAATCACATCGGCGGGAACGCGTACAGCGAAGACGAGCCGGAGACCGGCATCGAGGTCCACCGCTACGGGGCGCACCTGTTCCACACCTCCAACGCGACCGTGTGGGAGTACGTGAACCGCTTCACGACGTTCACGAACTACGTGCACCGCGTCTACACCACGCACAAGGGCATCGTCTTCCCCCTGCCGATCAACCTCGGCACGATCAACCAGTTCTTCAACGCGGCGTACTCGCCCGACGAGGCGCGCGCGCTCGTGCACGAGCTCGCAGGCGAGTTCGACCCCAAGACCGCGAAGAACCTCGAGGAACGGGCGATCGGGCTGATCGGCCGACCGCTCTACGAAGCGTTCATCCGCGACTACACGGCCAAGCAGTGGCAGACCGACCCGAAGGACCTCCCGGCGGAGATCATCAGCCGTCTCCCCGTGCGCTACACGTACGACAACCGCTACTTCAACGACACGTGGGAGGGCCTCCCGACCGACGGATACACGGCCTGGATCGAGCGGATGGCCGACCACCCCAACATCGAGGTGAAGCTCGGCGTCGACTATTTCGACGAGGCGCAGCCGCTGAACAAGAAGGACACCGTGGGGCAGCTCCCCGTGGTGTATACGGGACCGGTCGACCGCTACTTCGACTACGCGGAGGGCGCGCTGTCGTGGCGCACGCTGGACTTCGAGGAGGAGGTGCTCCCGACCGGCGACTTCCAGGGCACCTCGGTGATGAACTACGCCGACGCCGACGTCCCGTACACGCGCATTCACGAGTTCCGTCACTTCCACCCCGAGCGCGAGGACCGCTATCCCAAGGACAAGACGGTCATCATGCGCGAGTTCTCCCGCTTCGCGACGCGTGACGACGAACCGTACTATCCGGTCAACACGCCTGCTGACCGTGCGGGTCTGCTGGCGTACCGCGAGCTCGCGAAGGGCGAGAAGGACGTGCACTTCGGCGGCCGACTCGGTACGTACCAGTACCTCGACATGCACATGGCCATCGGGTCCGCCCTGTCGATGTGGAACAACCACCTCGCCTGA
- a CDS encoding ABC transporter ATP-binding protein: MAAAIVAEGLGVHFRRNRRGRRNFKDLFAGASRRSRPGEFWALRDVSFSVEHGESIGVVGRNGQGKSTLLRLVAGVLLPDEGSVTVNGGVAPLIEITGGFVGDLSVRENVRLTAGLHGMSRDEVSRRYDDIIAFAELAGFEETPYKHLSNGMKVRLAFSVVSQLDEPILLVDEVLAVGDKAFREKCYQRIDDLLAEGRTLFFVSHHEKDLRRFCTRGLYLDKGGLVFDGPIGDVLDRYNGDHLA, translated from the coding sequence ATGGCGGCAGCGATCGTCGCCGAGGGGCTGGGCGTGCACTTCCGAAGGAACAGGAGGGGCAGGCGCAACTTCAAGGACCTCTTCGCCGGCGCGTCGCGTCGATCCCGCCCCGGGGAGTTCTGGGCGCTGCGCGACGTGTCGTTCTCGGTCGAGCACGGCGAGTCGATCGGCGTCGTCGGCCGCAACGGCCAGGGCAAGTCGACGCTGCTCCGGCTCGTCGCCGGCGTGCTGCTGCCCGACGAGGGATCCGTCACCGTCAACGGCGGTGTGGCACCGCTCATCGAGATCACCGGCGGTTTCGTCGGCGACCTGAGCGTGCGGGAGAACGTGCGACTCACGGCGGGGCTGCACGGGATGTCTCGGGACGAGGTCTCCCGCCGCTACGACGACATCATCGCCTTCGCGGAGCTGGCAGGCTTCGAGGAGACGCCGTACAAGCATCTCTCCAACGGCATGAAGGTGCGTCTCGCATTCTCGGTGGTGTCTCAGCTGGACGAGCCGATCCTGCTCGTCGACGAGGTGCTCGCCGTCGGCGACAAGGCGTTCAGGGAGAAGTGCTACCAGCGCATCGACGACCTGCTCGCCGAGGGCCGGACTCTGTTCTTCGTCAGCCACCACGAGAAGGATCTGCGGCGCTTCTGCACGCGAGGGCTCTACCTCGACAAGGGTGGGCTCGTGTTCGACGGACCGATCGGCGACGTCCTCGACCGTTACAACGGCGACCACCTGGCCTGA
- a CDS encoding acyltransferase family protein, with translation MSAPAAAVARARAAQRTSRFRTDVQALRAVAIGLVVLNHLWPGRVPGGYVGVDVFFVISGFLITGHLLAELERTGRVALGAFYARRIRRLLPAALLVLALTLGGVWALLPYTRWADNALQAVASAFYVENWALAGLSVNYSAHNAAASAVQHYWSLSVEEQFYLLWPLLLLGAALLALRAVRGRRARTRVILTAVAAIALLSLAASVVFTAYAPSQSYFVTFTRVWQFAVGAMIAILPAAVFGRMPPAAASGLAAAGFAGIAAGALLYGAETPYPGVAALLPVVSTAAVIAAGAGRGALLPLVSRLTDARPVQWLGDVSYSLYLVHWPLIVLTPFLLGAPLAWHSRLGILVVALALAWLIRRGVEVPAQRASWWKRAPRAFIGAAAMMAVVATIAAALGGAASARTDAAEDPRPLTGECAGAAALLDTSRCDPSAPVGDAVVTASDVYFALAPECADLDGRLVIDDKRTTRECDFSRSADAPRVWLVGDSHAEQWQAAVFPIAREEGWRLTISSFPGCPPADVAFVGFDAPWGPVDYERCRSWAEALSDELIAERPDAVITSMAARQQLVDDGTGRPHDVQFVEGLQRTWGRWTAAGINVVPIADTPLNGDVRDPDCLLLSHRTPASCAVPRAVAMPPDPVAQASAARAEGVWPVDLTSSLCDEAVCFAAVGGEPVFYDADHLSRAYAETLSGRLKEALPPALMADSGGTR, from the coding sequence GTGAGCGCGCCCGCTGCGGCGGTCGCACGCGCACGGGCCGCGCAGCGGACCTCGCGGTTCCGCACGGACGTCCAGGCGCTGCGCGCCGTCGCCATCGGGCTCGTCGTGCTGAACCACCTGTGGCCGGGGCGTGTGCCGGGCGGCTACGTCGGCGTCGACGTCTTCTTCGTCATCTCCGGGTTCCTCATCACGGGGCATCTGCTCGCGGAGCTCGAGCGCACGGGGCGCGTCGCACTCGGCGCGTTCTACGCTCGCCGCATCCGCCGGCTGCTCCCGGCGGCCCTGCTCGTGCTCGCGCTCACACTGGGCGGCGTCTGGGCACTGCTCCCGTACACGCGGTGGGCGGACAACGCGCTCCAGGCGGTCGCGAGCGCCTTCTACGTCGAGAACTGGGCGCTCGCCGGGCTCTCGGTGAACTACTCGGCGCACAACGCCGCGGCCAGCGCGGTGCAGCACTACTGGTCGCTCTCCGTGGAGGAGCAGTTCTACCTCCTCTGGCCTCTTCTGCTCCTGGGGGCTGCCCTGCTCGCGCTGCGCGCCGTGCGCGGAAGGCGTGCCCGCACTCGCGTGATCCTCACGGCGGTTGCGGCGATCGCCCTCCTGTCGCTCGCGGCGAGCGTCGTCTTCACGGCCTATGCACCGTCCCAGTCTTACTTCGTCACGTTCACGCGCGTCTGGCAGTTCGCCGTCGGCGCCATGATCGCGATCCTGCCGGCAGCCGTCTTCGGGCGCATGCCCCCCGCCGCGGCATCCGGACTCGCCGCGGCCGGCTTCGCCGGGATCGCGGCCGGCGCATTGCTCTACGGCGCCGAGACACCGTACCCCGGCGTCGCGGCGCTGCTCCCCGTCGTGTCGACCGCCGCGGTGATCGCGGCGGGGGCCGGGCGCGGTGCTCTGCTTCCGCTCGTCTCGCGGCTGACCGACGCACGCCCGGTTCAGTGGCTCGGAGACGTCTCGTATTCCCTGTACCTCGTGCACTGGCCGCTGATCGTCCTCACCCCGTTCCTGCTCGGCGCGCCGCTGGCATGGCATTCGCGCCTCGGCATCCTCGTGGTCGCACTTGCGCTCGCCTGGCTCATCCGTCGCGGGGTGGAGGTCCCTGCCCAGCGCGCCTCATGGTGGAAGCGCGCGCCGCGGGCGTTCATCGGCGCGGCGGCGATGATGGCCGTCGTGGCGACGATCGCCGCCGCGCTCGGAGGCGCAGCCTCGGCGCGGACCGACGCGGCGGAAGACCCTCGCCCCCTCACGGGGGAGTGCGCAGGGGCAGCGGCGCTGCTCGACACCTCCCGGTGCGATCCGTCAGCGCCGGTGGGAGACGCGGTCGTCACCGCGAGCGATGTCTACTTTGCGCTCGCGCCGGAATGCGCCGATCTCGACGGGCGGCTCGTGATCGACGACAAGCGCACGACGAGGGAATGCGACTTCTCCCGTTCCGCCGACGCTCCGAGGGTCTGGCTCGTCGGCGATTCCCACGCAGAGCAGTGGCAGGCCGCCGTCTTCCCGATCGCTCGGGAGGAGGGCTGGCGCCTGACCATCAGCTCGTTCCCGGGATGCCCACCGGCCGACGTCGCGTTCGTGGGCTTCGACGCGCCGTGGGGGCCCGTGGACTACGAGAGGTGCCGGTCATGGGCCGAGGCGCTGTCGGACGAGCTGATCGCCGAGCGGCCTGACGCGGTGATCACCTCGATGGCCGCGCGCCAGCAGCTCGTCGACGACGGCACCGGGCGCCCGCACGACGTCCAGTTCGTCGAGGGGCTGCAGCGGACGTGGGGACGCTGGACCGCCGCCGGGATCAACGTGGTGCCGATCGCCGACACGCCGCTCAACGGAGACGTCCGCGATCCGGACTGCCTCCTGCTCAGCCACCGTACCCCCGCGTCATGCGCGGTGCCGCGCGCCGTCGCGATGCCGCCCGACCCCGTCGCTCAGGCGTCTGCCGCGCGTGCAGAGGGCGTGTGGCCGGTCGATCTCACGTCGTCGCTCTGCGACGAGGCCGTGTGCTTCGCCGCGGTGGGCGGCGAACCGGTCTTCTACGACGCCGACCATCTCAGCCGGGCATATGCCGAGACCCTGAGCGGCCGCCTCAAAGAGGCCCTCCCTCCTGCGCTCATGGCCGACTCCGGCGGAACGCGGTGA
- a CDS encoding glycosyltransferase, with the protein MTDTANTAYIPVNHTVFPVEGVAEVSALYVDTGSGDGSQPGEAYEIVGRRSIRVYAHRRVSLSTYFNAFPASYWQHWTKVRSVRLVATVEGRGLISVYKSSARGRASALASKSFSDETVTFDLPITSFIDGGSYWFDIAAGGADATLVSAEWQVAVPEGWTPGKTTVGITTFNRPSYCLNQIIAVGQNEHVHEVLDRVIVVDQGTDLVSEQPGFDEAAAALGDTLEIVRQPNLGGSGGFSRAMLEALASEESDYVLLLDDDAISEPEAIVRAVRFADFAVTPTIVGGGMLHLDDRSVLYTQGEVWDQRKSWMRPSGASEYDHDFAEETLRATPELHRYLGADFNGWWMCLIPTAVLREIGLSLPVFLKFDDIEFSLRARAHGYPTVCLPGVAVWHMAWHDKDPTRTWEEYFIHRNRVITGLLHSAVRNGGYLPLHSFLGDIKLLFMLQYSAVRLRHEALRDVFRGPSVLPELLPGKQAEIRELRTKYVDSKVVEDLSALPPVRRSSVAILGGVSKPTNPVAALFLAARVAARQLVVKQSAGSRRNPERIIPAPDITWWRFADIDSALVTSPDGLGVAWYQRDRATMHRFLWRSIRLNLRLALRWKQLAAQYAEGAPAITSAEQWRRTFDSVQN; encoded by the coding sequence ATGACTGACACCGCCAACACCGCATACATCCCCGTCAACCACACCGTCTTCCCCGTCGAGGGCGTGGCGGAGGTCTCCGCCCTGTACGTCGACACGGGATCGGGTGACGGCTCGCAGCCCGGCGAGGCGTACGAGATCGTCGGACGCCGCAGCATCCGCGTGTACGCCCACCGTCGCGTCTCGCTGAGCACGTACTTCAACGCCTTCCCGGCGAGCTACTGGCAGCACTGGACCAAGGTCCGCTCGGTGCGTCTCGTAGCCACCGTCGAGGGCCGAGGGCTGATCTCCGTATACAAGTCGAGCGCGCGCGGACGCGCGTCGGCCCTCGCGTCGAAGTCGTTCTCGGACGAGACCGTGACGTTCGACCTCCCCATCACGTCGTTCATCGACGGCGGCTCGTACTGGTTCGACATCGCGGCCGGTGGCGCCGACGCGACGCTCGTATCGGCGGAATGGCAGGTGGCTGTTCCCGAGGGGTGGACACCGGGCAAGACCACGGTCGGCATCACGACGTTCAACCGCCCGTCGTATTGCCTCAACCAGATCATCGCCGTCGGCCAGAACGAGCACGTGCACGAGGTGCTCGATCGTGTGATCGTCGTCGACCAGGGCACAGACCTCGTCTCGGAGCAGCCGGGCTTCGACGAGGCTGCCGCGGCACTGGGCGACACGCTCGAGATCGTGCGCCAGCCGAACCTCGGCGGTTCCGGCGGGTTCTCTCGCGCGATGCTCGAGGCGCTCGCGTCGGAGGAGAGCGACTACGTGCTCCTGCTCGACGACGACGCGATCTCCGAGCCCGAGGCGATCGTGCGTGCCGTGCGCTTCGCCGACTTCGCCGTCACCCCGACGATCGTCGGGGGCGGGATGCTGCACCTCGACGACCGCTCGGTGCTCTACACCCAGGGCGAGGTGTGGGATCAGCGCAAGTCGTGGATGCGCCCGTCCGGCGCGAGCGAGTACGACCACGACTTCGCGGAGGAGACGCTGCGCGCGACGCCGGAGCTGCACCGCTACCTCGGCGCAGACTTCAACGGCTGGTGGATGTGCCTCATCCCGACCGCGGTCCTGCGGGAGATCGGGCTGTCGCTCCCGGTTTTCCTCAAGTTCGACGACATCGAGTTCTCGCTCCGCGCGCGCGCTCACGGCTATCCCACGGTGTGTCTGCCCGGGGTCGCCGTGTGGCACATGGCCTGGCACGACAAGGACCCGACACGCACGTGGGAGGAGTACTTCATCCACCGCAACCGCGTCATCACCGGTCTGCTGCACTCCGCCGTGCGCAATGGCGGGTACCTTCCGCTGCACTCGTTCCTCGGCGACATCAAGCTGCTCTTCATGCTGCAGTACTCGGCAGTGCGCCTGCGCCACGAGGCCCTACGAGACGTCTTCCGCGGCCCGTCGGTGCTGCCGGAGCTCTTGCCCGGCAAGCAGGCCGAGATCCGCGAGCTGCGCACGAAGTACGTCGACTCGAAGGTCGTGGAGGATCTCTCGGCCCTGCCCCCCGTGAGGCGGTCTTCGGTGGCCATCCTCGGCGGTGTGAGCAAGCCGACCAACCCGGTCGCCGCGCTGTTCCTCGCTGCGCGCGTCGCGGCGCGCCAGCTGGTCGTGAAGCAGTCGGCCGGCAGCCGGCGCAACCCCGAGCGCATCATCCCCGCGCCCGACATCACGTGGTGGCGCTTCGCCGACATCGACTCCGCTCTCGTCACCTCTCCCGATGGGCTGGGCGTGGCGTGGTATCAGCGCGACCGAGCCACGATGCACAGGTTCCTGTGGCGGAGCATCCGCCTGAACCTGCGGCTGGCGCTGCGCTGGAAGCAGCTCGCCGCGCAGTACGCCGAGGGCGCGCCGGCGATCACCTCCGCCGAGCAGTGGCGGAGGACATTCGATAGTGTGCAGAACTGA
- a CDS encoding ABC transporter permease, translating into MSGSTVGAPGTPRRYLHSLWLLSARDLKVRYSTSFLGYLWSVLDPLVMSAIYWFVFTQVFHRDVGEEPYIIFLISALLPWVWFNAAVGDFTRAFKKDARLVRSTAIPRTIWVNRIVLSKGVEYLFSLPVLAIFIVVNVIVEKDPAQTVHIGWGALWMPVAVLMQTILLVGLGLLVAPLCVMYVDLERTTALILRALFYATPIIYNVTDLPGFAQTLGAFNPLAGIFMLYRMPFFPEQWNPFALTVSAVMTVAIFGLGVWVFRTLERPVLKEL; encoded by the coding sequence ATGAGCGGTTCCACGGTCGGGGCGCCCGGCACGCCCCGGCGATACCTGCATTCACTGTGGCTCCTGTCGGCTCGCGACTTGAAGGTCCGCTATTCGACGAGCTTCCTCGGGTACCTGTGGTCGGTCCTCGATCCTCTGGTGATGAGTGCGATCTACTGGTTCGTGTTCACGCAGGTCTTCCATCGCGACGTGGGCGAGGAGCCGTACATCATCTTCCTCATCAGCGCCCTGCTCCCATGGGTGTGGTTCAACGCCGCCGTCGGTGACTTCACGCGTGCGTTCAAGAAGGACGCGCGGCTCGTGCGATCGACCGCGATCCCGCGGACCATCTGGGTGAACCGGATCGTGCTCAGCAAGGGGGTGGAGTACCTCTTCTCGCTCCCCGTGCTCGCGATCTTCATCGTGGTGAACGTCATCGTCGAGAAGGACCCAGCCCAGACCGTGCACATCGGGTGGGGCGCGCTGTGGATGCCCGTCGCGGTGCTCATGCAGACGATCCTGCTCGTCGGACTCGGCCTGCTCGTGGCACCCCTGTGCGTCATGTACGTCGATCTCGAGCGCACGACCGCACTGATCCTGCGCGCCCTGTTCTACGCGACGCCGATCATCTACAACGTCACGGACCTGCCTGGTTTCGCCCAGACCCTCGGCGCCTTCAATCCGCTCGCCGGCATCTTCATGCTCTACCGGATGCCGTTCTTCCCCGAGCAATGGAACCCTTTCGCGCTCACTGTGAGCGCGGTGATGACCGTGGCCATCTTCGGCCTCGGCGTCTGGGTGTTCCGGACGCTCGAACGTCCCGTACTGAAGGAGCTGTGA
- a CDS encoding glycosyltransferase family 2 protein: protein MTHVPFDPASATIVIVTYNRSHLLTGLLESITAMDPKPGRVVIIDNASSDDTTEVVESFRSRIGTEVVYRRLETNTGGSGGFSEGMRTAYESGAEWIWLMDDDVEVLPDGLAKMGKWAPRFKSIQGRRYDYDGSEFYWQYRIAERMGIPIPFAPSGFDESGFKEMNSGCFEGMFIHRSIVQQIGLPDPRFFIYWDDQMYGWLASRKTTAVIVDEFVLRRTREIKQWDMGIRHMNASSNAYRFYIMRNRAYIKQYYRVHGTYNPVLFGLGTAMTFCKELIRLVFVERTVRGTSNLFRGLREGGRLGRDRTWQPMAPLEA from the coding sequence GTGACACACGTCCCCTTCGACCCCGCGTCAGCGACGATCGTGATCGTGACGTACAACCGCTCGCACCTGCTGACCGGTCTGCTTGAGAGCATCACCGCGATGGACCCGAAACCGGGCCGCGTCGTGATCATCGACAACGCATCGTCGGACGACACCACCGAGGTGGTGGAGTCGTTCCGGTCACGGATCGGCACCGAGGTCGTCTACCGGCGTCTCGAGACGAACACGGGAGGCTCCGGCGGGTTCAGCGAAGGCATGCGCACGGCATACGAGTCAGGGGCGGAGTGGATCTGGCTCATGGACGACGACGTCGAGGTCCTGCCGGACGGTCTCGCCAAGATGGGCAAGTGGGCACCGCGCTTCAAGAGCATCCAGGGGCGCCGGTACGACTACGACGGCAGCGAGTTCTACTGGCAGTACCGCATCGCCGAGCGCATGGGCATCCCCATCCCCTTCGCACCCTCGGGTTTCGACGAGTCCGGCTTCAAGGAGATGAACAGCGGATGCTTCGAGGGCATGTTCATCCACCGGTCGATCGTCCAGCAGATCGGTCTGCCCGATCCCCGCTTCTTCATCTACTGGGATGACCAGATGTACGGCTGGCTGGCGTCGCGGAAGACCACGGCGGTGATCGTCGACGAGTTCGTGCTGCGACGAACGCGTGAGATCAAGCAGTGGGACATGGGCATCCGCCACATGAACGCGTCGAGCAACGCGTACCGGTTCTACATCATGCGGAACCGGGCGTACATCAAGCAGTACTACCGCGTGCACGGCACGTACAACCCGGTGCTCTTCGGTCTCGGCACCGCGATGACGTTCTGCAAGGAGCTCATCCGCCTCGTGTTCGTCGAGCGCACGGTCCGCGGCACGAGCAACCTCTTCCGCGGGCTCCGGGAGGGCGGACGACTCGGCCGTGACCGCACCTGGCAGCCCATGGCACCCCTGGAGGCATGA
- a CDS encoding O-antigen ligase family protein, producing MTSQLRLGRLLGSAEMARAFTVAVLVAVFGSFAIERMSSPVTLATVVAVLCVLGAGILWVRREELSPLRIAPSSLIAFLGWAIVSLAWSTDKSDTIAGWLALLGFAFLAITVGHIRDTLQTVRALGDALRVLLGVSLGMEILSGILFDLPFTFLGIQGNLAIGGPVQGIFGSRNMLGFVVVIALITFVIEWRSQSLSAQVAIPSIALGVLLAFLSASPTVLVLAVAVGVVAVALTIVRHTPSDRRSIVQWVLGVLVALALTAAFALRHPIIALLDAGSDFSIRASLWNTILDFSALRPIQGWGWFGPWARGEFPFTYINFQLDDHHQSALNAYFDVLLQLGWAGLVLFLLLGGVATVRSWLVASARRSVVYAWTPLMLVTLAVDSMFESFTLVGAGWFMLVLCALRAGQSRSWRESIDAANTGVIPTLRAEG from the coding sequence GTGACGTCGCAGCTCCGGCTGGGGCGGCTGCTCGGCTCAGCCGAGATGGCCCGCGCCTTCACGGTCGCAGTGCTCGTGGCGGTGTTCGGCTCGTTCGCCATCGAGCGGATGTCGTCTCCGGTGACCCTCGCGACCGTGGTGGCGGTGCTCTGCGTCCTCGGCGCGGGAATCCTCTGGGTGCGGCGAGAGGAGCTGTCACCGCTGCGCATCGCTCCGTCTTCCCTCATCGCCTTCCTGGGGTGGGCGATCGTCAGCCTCGCGTGGTCGACCGACAAGTCCGACACCATCGCCGGCTGGCTGGCCCTGCTCGGCTTCGCGTTCCTCGCCATCACCGTCGGGCACATCCGCGACACGCTCCAGACGGTCCGCGCCCTCGGGGATGCGCTGCGCGTGCTGCTCGGAGTGTCGCTCGGCATGGAGATCCTCTCCGGCATCCTGTTCGACCTGCCGTTCACCTTCCTCGGAATCCAGGGCAACCTCGCCATCGGCGGCCCGGTGCAGGGCATCTTCGGCAGCCGGAACATGCTGGGGTTCGTCGTCGTCATCGCGCTCATCACCTTCGTGATCGAGTGGCGCTCCCAGTCGCTGTCAGCGCAGGTCGCGATACCCTCCATCGCACTGGGCGTGCTCCTCGCGTTCCTCTCGGCCTCCCCCACCGTGCTGGTCCTCGCCGTGGCCGTGGGGGTCGTAGCCGTGGCGCTGACGATCGTGCGGCACACGCCGTCCGATCGGCGCAGCATCGTGCAGTGGGTCCTCGGAGTCCTCGTGGCGCTCGCGCTCACCGCCGCCTTCGCCCTGCGGCATCCGATCATCGCGCTGCTCGACGCAGGGTCGGACTTCTCGATCCGCGCATCGCTGTGGAACACGATCCTCGACTTCTCGGCGCTGCGGCCCATCCAGGGCTGGGGCTGGTTCGGACCCTGGGCTCGCGGGGAGTTCCCGTTCACGTACATCAACTTCCAGCTCGACGACCACCACCAGAGCGCCCTCAACGCGTACTTCGACGTGCTGCTGCAGCTGGGCTGGGCGGGGCTCGTGCTGTTCCTCCTCCTGGGCGGTGTCGCCACGGTCCGCTCATGGCTGGTCGCGAGCGCTCGCCGTTCGGTCGTGTACGCCTGGACTCCACTGATGCTCGTGACGCTCGCGGTCGACTCGATGTTCGAGAGCTTCACGCTCGTCGGGGCCGGGTGGTTCATGCTCGTGCTGTGCGCCCTTCGCGCCGGCCAGTCGCGCTCGTGGCGCGAGAGCATCGACGCCGCGAACACCGGCGTCATCCCGACGCTGCGCGCCGAGGGGTGA
- a CDS encoding polysaccharide pyruvyl transferase family protein, with the protein MTSAPLRLARRLRHAVRARSSRARGPAYLVSACGQPNFGDEFITRAWLDWLAEHQPEREVWLDTIEPGRAAHLFRDTHPRLKTTNTLWHLAHTGPADIDEAVERVQRLLREFGSPRFDLGLRELRRMESIHLLGGGYINSLWPENLGVIAAMTTLRTEFGVRIFATGQGLMPAEGEVRDWLMPRLREFDFVESRDAESAEAFGITQGVDDAFLAFANGRPVYAAEDSIPDSMILVQGDMFDSAHDPELAALVRGFVARADDASSVGFAEAIPPDDLKFAAEHVDDRSPFFPFIRMWDEGFPAKPGQEWLTSRFHFHLLAAAAGAKGAFLNAKPGYYDVKHGSLTALGTGWTAQGFAPEAGGAEPSADARFPAVARRLGRHKSRLASRLYRAPR; encoded by the coding sequence ATGACGTCTGCTCCTCTGCGCCTTGCGCGACGGCTCCGTCACGCCGTGCGCGCGCGATCCAGCCGCGCCCGTGGCCCTGCATACCTGGTGTCGGCGTGCGGTCAGCCGAACTTCGGCGACGAGTTCATCACGCGGGCATGGCTGGACTGGCTGGCCGAGCATCAACCCGAACGCGAGGTCTGGCTCGACACCATCGAGCCGGGCCGCGCGGCACACCTCTTCCGCGACACGCATCCTCGGCTCAAGACCACGAACACGCTGTGGCATCTCGCTCACACGGGCCCTGCCGACATCGACGAAGCCGTCGAGCGCGTGCAGCGGCTCCTTCGCGAATTCGGTTCGCCGCGGTTCGATCTGGGACTGCGAGAGCTACGCCGCATGGAGTCGATCCACCTCCTCGGCGGGGGTTACATCAACTCGCTGTGGCCGGAGAACCTCGGGGTGATCGCCGCGATGACGACGCTGCGCACCGAGTTCGGCGTGCGCATCTTCGCGACGGGTCAGGGGCTCATGCCCGCCGAGGGCGAGGTGCGCGACTGGCTGATGCCACGATTGCGCGAGTTCGACTTCGTGGAGTCGCGCGACGCCGAGAGCGCCGAGGCCTTCGGCATCACTCAGGGAGTCGACGACGCGTTCCTCGCGTTCGCCAACGGACGGCCCGTCTACGCAGCCGAAGACAGCATCCCGGATTCGATGATCCTCGTGCAGGGCGACATGTTCGACTCGGCGCACGACCCCGAGCTCGCCGCGCTGGTGCGCGGCTTCGTCGCGCGCGCAGACGACGCGTCATCGGTCGGGTTCGCCGAAGCGATCCCGCCGGACGATCTCAAGTTCGCAGCCGAGCACGTCGACGACCGCTCGCCCTTCTTCCCCTTCATCCGCATGTGGGACGAGGGATTCCCGGCCAAACCAGGGCAGGAGTGGCTCACCTCGCGCTTCCACTTCCACCTGCTGGCTGCGGCGGCCGGCGCCAAGGGCGCCTTCCTGAACGCGAAGCCCGGATACTACGACGTCAAGCACGGCTCGCTCACCGCGCTGGGAACGGGGTGGACGGCTCAGGGGTTCGCACCGGAGGCCGGCGGTGCGGAGCCGTCGGCGGACGCTCGGTTCCCGGCCGTCGCGCGCAGGCTCGGGCGGCACAAGAGCCGTCTTGCCTCGCGGTTGTACCGCGCGCCGCGCTGA